The Tepidibacter aestuarii genome contains a region encoding:
- the infB gene encoding translation initiation factor IF-2 produces MSKTRVYEIAQKLGMSTKEIMEKLESLDINVANHMSTLTDEEAELVMELSSEEAVSSEEDNMTEIKIGDKITVQNLSQLVEKSPTEIITKLIKLGIMASINQEIDFDTAGCIAMDYGFKAVQEEELEEENDIEIEEDRPEDLKPRPPIVTVMGHVDHGKTSLLDAIRNSKVTDKEAGGITQHIGAYEVEVDSKKIVFLDTPGHEAFTSMRARGAQVTDVAILVVAADDGIMPQTIEAINHAKAAEVPIIIAINKIDKVGANQDRVKQELTEHGLLVEDWGGDVISVPVSALKNENIDTLLEMILLVSEMEELKANPNRKAVGTVVEAQLDKGRGPVATVLVQNGTLKVGDAVVVGCAYGKVRAMVNDLGKRVKQAAPSIPVEILGLSEVPQAGDQFVVVANDKMARTIAEKRKDRVRAQQMKASQKVSLDDLFKQMEQGDMKELNIIIKADVQGSVQAVKQSLEKLSNEEVTVRAIHGAVGAITESDVMLASASNAIIIGFNVRPVGAASDVAEKEKVDMRSYRVIYKAIEDIQSAMKGMLDPEFVEEELGKAEIRATFKVSGVGTIAGAYVTHGKLARNAQVRLVRDGIVIHEGELSSLKRFKDDAKEVAKGYECGFALNNFNDLKEGDVIEAFVMKEKENR; encoded by the coding sequence TTGTCAAAGACAAGAGTTTATGAAATCGCACAAAAATTAGGAATGTCAACTAAAGAAATTATGGAAAAATTAGAATCATTAGACATAAATGTAGCCAATCATATGAGTACTTTAACTGATGAAGAAGCAGAATTAGTAATGGAACTTTCAAGCGAAGAAGCTGTAAGTAGCGAAGAGGATAATATGACTGAAATTAAAATAGGAGATAAAATAACAGTTCAAAATTTATCTCAATTAGTAGAAAAAAGCCCTACAGAAATTATAACTAAACTTATAAAATTAGGAATAATGGCAAGTATAAATCAAGAAATAGATTTTGATACAGCAGGATGTATAGCTATGGATTATGGATTTAAAGCTGTACAAGAAGAGGAATTAGAAGAAGAGAACGATATAGAAATAGAAGAAGATAGACCAGAAGACTTAAAACCAAGACCTCCTATCGTAACTGTTATGGGACATGTTGATCACGGTAAAACGTCATTACTTGATGCTATTAGAAATAGTAAGGTAACAGATAAAGAAGCTGGTGGAATAACTCAACATATAGGAGCTTATGAAGTCGAAGTTGATAGTAAGAAAATAGTATTCTTAGATACTCCTGGACATGAAGCGTTCACATCTATGAGAGCAAGAGGAGCACAAGTTACAGATGTAGCTATACTTGTAGTTGCAGCAGATGATGGTATAATGCCTCAAACAATAGAAGCTATCAACCATGCAAAAGCAGCAGAGGTACCTATAATAATAGCTATAAACAAGATAGACAAGGTTGGAGCAAATCAAGATAGAGTAAAGCAAGAATTGACAGAACATGGACTTTTAGTTGAGGACTGGGGAGGAGATGTAATATCAGTTCCTGTTTCAGCTCTTAAAAACGAAAATATAGATACATTACTAGAAATGATTTTATTAGTTTCTGAAATGGAAGAGTTAAAAGCTAATCCTAACAGAAAAGCAGTAGGAACTGTTGTAGAAGCACAACTTGATAAAGGAAGAGGTCCAGTAGCTACTGTACTTGTTCAAAATGGAACATTAAAAGTTGGAGATGCAGTTGTTGTTGGTTGTGCTTATGGTAAAGTAAGAGCAATGGTAAATGATTTAGGAAAAAGAGTAAAACAAGCAGCTCCATCTATACCAGTTGAAATACTTGGACTTTCTGAAGTTCCACAAGCAGGAGATCAATTTGTAGTAGTTGCAAATGATAAAATGGCTAGAACTATAGCAGAAAAGAGAAAAGATAGAGTTAGAGCACAACAAATGAAGGCTAGTCAAAAAGTTTCATTAGATGATTTATTCAAGCAAATGGAACAAGGTGATATGAAAGAGCTTAATATAATAATAAAGGCAGATGTTCAAGGTTCAGTTCAAGCTGTAAAACAGTCTTTAGAAAAATTAAGCAATGAAGAGGTAACTGTAAGAGCGATTCATGGAGCTGTTGGAGCTATAACTGAGTCTGATGTAATGCTTGCTAGTGCATCTAATGCTATAATAATAGGATTTAATGTAAGACCAGTTGGAGCAGCATCAGATGTAGCTGAAAAAGAAAAAGTTGATATGAGATCATATAGAGTAATATACAAGGCTATAGAAGATATACAATCTGCAATGAAGGGTATGCTTGATCCTGAGTTTGTAGAAGAAGAATTAGGAAAAGCAGAAATTAGAGCTACATTTAAAGTATCTGGAGTTGGAACTATAGCTGGAGCATATGTAACTCATGGAAAACTAGCAAGAAATGCCCAAGTAAGACTAGTTAGAGATGGTATAGTTATACATGAAGGTGAACTTAGCTCTTTAAAGAGATTTAAAGACGACGCTAAAGAAGTAGCTAAAGGCTATGAATGTGGATTTGCTTTAAATAACTTTAATGATTTAAAAGAAGGCGATGTAATAGAAGCCTTTGTAATGAAAGAAAAAGAAAACAGATAG
- the rbfA gene encoding 30S ribosome-binding factor RbfA translates to MASYSRTRRIGEEIKKVISRLLLEDLKDPRISSLVSITDVNVTSDLKYAYIYISVLTGDKDETLKGLKSASGFVRKEIGKQVKLRYTPEMIFRLDDSIEKGVYMSSLIKDVNSKKEDDVNE, encoded by the coding sequence ATGGCATCATATTCTAGAACAAGAAGAATAGGAGAAGAAATAAAAAAGGTTATAAGTAGATTGCTTTTAGAAGATCTAAAAGATCCTAGAATATCTTCTCTAGTAAGCATTACAGATGTTAATGTAACTTCTGACTTAAAGTATGCGTATATATATATTAGCGTACTTACAGGAGATAAAGATGAAACCCTAAAAGGATTAAAAAGTGCCAGTGGATTTGTTAGAAAAGAAATAGGAAAACAAGTTAAACTAAGATATACTCCTGAGATGATATTTAGACTTGATGACTCTATTGAAAAAGGAGTTTATATGTCTAGCTTAATCAAAGATGTCAACTCAAAAAAAGAAGATGATGTAAATGAATAA
- a CDS encoding L7Ae/L30e/S12e/Gadd45 family ribosomal protein, whose amino-acid sequence MNNKILSLLGIVLRSGNLVSGDDTTLSELKKGTIKLIIIAADASENTKKLFRDKSEYRDVPYIIDFTKEELGRSIGKSNRAVIGIKSEQFAMKIKEISRG is encoded by the coding sequence ATGAACAATAAAATTCTTTCGTTATTGGGTATTGTTTTAAGAAGCGGGAACTTGGTTTCTGGAGACGATACTACATTATCTGAGCTTAAAAAAGGAACAATAAAATTAATTATAATAGCAGCTGATGCATCGGAAAACACAAAAAAGCTTTTTAGAGATAAATCTGAATATAGAGATGTACCTTATATAATAGATTTTACGAAAGAAGAGCTAGGAAGAAGTATAGGAAAAAGCAATAGAGCAGTAATAGGTATAAAAAGCGAGCAATTTGCAATGAAAATAAAAGAAATTAGTAGGGGGTGA